Proteins encoded by one window of Chondromyces crocatus:
- a CDS encoding formylglycine-generating enzyme family protein — MAALALVGLGLPSIQPAAAKAKGCPKGMVEVQGRYCIDAYEASTVEVLPKGKTRAHSPFAPVAGKKVKAISKKGVKPQGYISRDQAEEACQNAGKRLCSDEEWLLACKGKRPTTFPYGGDRKAGYCNDGGVSSFNHYYGEEGTEAPLASYTWANMNDGRLNQLKGTLANTGAHKKCKSSYGVYDMVGNLHEWTAKKSGTFRGGYYLDTTLNGDGCDYKTTAHAPHYHDYSTGFRCCK, encoded by the coding sequence GTGGCGGCTCTGGCTCTCGTCGGGCTGGGGCTCCCGAGCATCCAACCGGCCGCTGCCAAAGCGAAGGGGTGCCCGAAGGGCATGGTCGAGGTGCAGGGGCGGTACTGCATCGATGCCTACGAGGCGAGCACGGTCGAGGTGCTGCCCAAGGGGAAGACGCGCGCCCACTCTCCCTTCGCGCCGGTGGCCGGGAAGAAGGTCAAGGCGATCAGCAAGAAGGGCGTGAAGCCGCAGGGCTACATCAGCCGCGATCAGGCCGAGGAGGCGTGTCAGAACGCGGGCAAGCGGCTCTGCTCCGACGAGGAGTGGCTCCTGGCCTGCAAAGGGAAGCGTCCGACGACGTTCCCTTACGGCGGCGACCGGAAGGCCGGGTACTGCAACGACGGTGGGGTCTCCTCGTTCAACCACTACTACGGAGAAGAGGGGACCGAGGCGCCACTCGCTTCGTACACGTGGGCGAACATGAACGACGGGCGGTTGAACCAGCTCAAGGGGACGCTGGCGAACACCGGGGCCCACAAGAAGTGCAAGAGCAGCTACGGCGTCTACGACATGGTCGGCAACCTGCACGAGTGGACGGCGAAGAAGAGCGGCACCTTCCGCGGTGGCTACTACCTCGACACCACCCTGAACGGCGACGGGTGCGACTACAAGACGACGGCGCACGCGCCGCACTACCACGACTATTCGACGGGATTTCGCTGCTGCAAGTAG
- the truD gene encoding tRNA pseudouridine(13) synthase TruD has translation MTSLPDPQAPGLPQGVIRRAPEDFIVDELPAYPASGRGEHVFITFRKTRLNTPDAIRTLARALGSDQRTAGHAGMKDRHAITTQTASFQLPLGVDPEPLLAAADLPGIEVLTVARHDHKLKPGHLLGNRFRIIVRDVSPDGITTAQRHLERASTSGVPNAFGPQRFGRDGANPERALGWVAGRWRGPRDRREQRLLLSSLQSRWFNEVLTAREADGTWTTALPGDLAKKHDSGGLFLVPLEGPELDDARERARAGALSATGPMFGKKMRWPEGAPLELERAVLARDLDDPHRLDAVAHAGEGTRRPLRMMVHGLETTVLADDERAIALTFVLPKGGYATTLLGRAFQLIDATAPPRASGDVEDPGQEEEVETDASST, from the coding sequence GTGACGTCGCTCCCCGACCCGCAGGCCCCTGGGTTGCCCCAGGGAGTGATCCGGCGCGCACCGGAAGATTTCATCGTCGACGAGCTGCCCGCCTACCCAGCCAGTGGTCGGGGCGAGCACGTCTTCATCACCTTCCGGAAGACCCGCCTCAACACCCCGGACGCCATCCGCACCCTGGCGCGGGCGCTCGGCTCCGATCAACGCACGGCGGGTCACGCCGGCATGAAGGATCGCCACGCGATCACCACCCAGACGGCATCCTTCCAGCTCCCCTTGGGCGTCGATCCCGAGCCGCTGCTCGCCGCCGCCGACCTCCCGGGCATCGAGGTGCTCACGGTCGCGCGACACGATCACAAACTCAAACCTGGCCATCTGCTGGGCAACCGCTTCCGCATCATCGTGCGCGACGTGAGCCCCGACGGCATCACGACGGCGCAGCGCCACCTCGAGCGAGCGTCGACGAGCGGTGTCCCCAACGCTTTCGGCCCGCAGCGTTTCGGCCGCGACGGCGCGAACCCCGAGCGTGCGCTCGGCTGGGTTGCTGGCCGATGGCGTGGACCGCGTGATCGACGCGAGCAGCGTCTCCTCCTGTCCTCGCTCCAGTCGCGCTGGTTCAACGAAGTGCTCACCGCGCGCGAGGCCGACGGCACCTGGACGACTGCCCTGCCCGGCGATCTCGCCAAGAAGCACGACAGCGGTGGGCTCTTCCTCGTCCCCCTCGAAGGACCCGAGCTGGACGATGCTCGGGAGCGCGCACGCGCAGGAGCGCTCTCTGCCACCGGGCCGATGTTCGGCAAGAAGATGCGCTGGCCCGAGGGCGCTCCTCTCGAGCTCGAACGAGCGGTGCTGGCGCGTGACCTCGACGACCCTCATCGGCTCGACGCCGTCGCACACGCTGGAGAAGGCACACGCCGTCCGCTCCGGATGATGGTCCACGGCCTCGAGACAACCGTGCTCGCTGACGACGAGCGCGCCATCGCGCTGACATTTGTGCTACCGAAGGGGGGCTACGCGACGACCCTCCTCGGTCGTGCTTTCCAGCTCATCGACGCCACCGCGCCGCCACGCGCTTCGGGCGACGTCGAGGATCCGGGACAGGAAGAGGAGGTCGAGACGGACGCCTCGTCCACCTGA
- a CDS encoding MotA/TolQ/ExbB proton channel family protein: MDLVEWLQRIMVGFGAAWVMWLMIGLSVISVAIILERAWFFWSLRDDLGVLARDLRASLDDSVEAAIKRMEASPSAEAAVVSAGLAVAHKGPEAAEEAMAGATALQRMKLERRLAYLGTLGNNAPFIGLFGTVIGVVMAFDELGKAAVNTTGAQAAQAAQAAAPQAVMSSIAEALVATAVGLAVAIPAVAFNNFFQRMIKATLANTEALTRILLSHLKANPSFVVPGEGLAAHAVEKPRKAAKVAESRATGGTAKKAASEKAASDEADGEEES, translated from the coding sequence ATGGACCTCGTCGAGTGGCTGCAGCGCATCATGGTCGGCTTCGGAGCCGCCTGGGTCATGTGGTTGATGATCGGACTGAGCGTGATCTCGGTGGCGATCATCCTGGAGCGCGCCTGGTTCTTCTGGTCGTTGCGCGATGATCTGGGCGTCCTCGCTCGTGATCTTCGGGCATCCCTCGACGACTCCGTCGAGGCGGCCATCAAGCGCATGGAAGCGTCGCCGTCGGCCGAGGCCGCCGTCGTCTCCGCCGGGCTCGCCGTCGCGCACAAGGGCCCCGAGGCCGCCGAGGAAGCCATGGCTGGCGCCACCGCCCTCCAGCGGATGAAGCTCGAGCGGCGCCTCGCCTACCTCGGCACGCTGGGCAACAACGCACCGTTCATCGGCCTCTTCGGCACCGTCATCGGCGTCGTGATGGCCTTCGACGAGCTCGGCAAGGCCGCGGTGAACACCACCGGCGCGCAGGCCGCGCAAGCCGCGCAGGCCGCAGCGCCCCAGGCGGTCATGTCGAGCATCGCCGAGGCGCTCGTCGCCACCGCCGTCGGTCTCGCCGTCGCCATCCCGGCCGTCGCCTTCAACAACTTCTTCCAGCGGATGATCAAGGCAACGCTGGCGAACACCGAGGCGCTCACCCGCATCCTCCTCTCGCACCTCAAGGCCAACCCCTCCTTCGTCGTCCCTGGTGAAGGCCTTGCCGCCCACGCCGTCGAGAAGCCCCGGAAGGCCGCCAAGGTGGCGGAGAGCCGCGCAACGGGCGGAACGGCAAAGAAGGCCGCGAGCGAGAAGGCTGCGAGCGACGAGGCCGACGGTGAGGAGGAGAGCTGA
- a CDS encoding ExbD/TolR family protein yields MAASSNNNDDDIISGINVTPLVDVTLVLLIIFMVTAKIIVSQSLPMDLPKAAQGQEVQQIFGVDLHANGEIFVDGKKLPGEEGLLPIAREAQARNQELRAVIRADTTVQHGRVIRALDLLKQAGVSKIAFGVTPTAPEGGAVAPPGGAAPAAPAPAPPGNK; encoded by the coding sequence ATGGCCGCCAGCAGCAACAACAATGACGACGACATCATCAGCGGGATCAACGTCACTCCGCTCGTCGACGTCACCCTGGTGCTGCTCATCATCTTCATGGTGACGGCCAAGATCATCGTGTCGCAGTCGCTCCCGATGGATCTGCCCAAGGCCGCACAGGGCCAGGAAGTGCAGCAGATCTTCGGCGTCGACCTGCACGCGAACGGCGAGATCTTCGTCGACGGCAAGAAGCTCCCCGGCGAGGAGGGGCTCCTGCCCATCGCGCGCGAGGCGCAGGCCCGGAACCAGGAGCTGCGCGCGGTCATCCGCGCCGACACGACGGTCCAGCACGGCCGGGTCATCCGCGCGCTCGACCTGCTCAAGCAGGCCGGCGTCTCCAAGATCGCCTTCGGTGTCACGCCCACCGCCCCCGAGGGTGGCGCGGTCGCACCGCCTGGCGGAGCCGCCCCCGCGGCGCCCGCTCCAGCGCCACCGGGGAACAAGTGA
- a CDS encoding energy transducer TonB gives MSLSPPHAATSPSADAPQRRERERERDPLAAVFAMGDRATRVGAAIGLTLALTSHGALSGRAILSEMLREARLAAERMRFEVHDFLWATYEVELPRPETPEPPKEAEPEPEPQPEPEPIPQPKLAPQNTPPPEADPYDPPPAAAAAPEVLTQAPDPNEIVDMTSFGIASGKGEGPGYGMVAGDGTAKTATRNPNAKVGGTVGGKGTGDPRPPPPPGPDRSRAPNILGSSSWNCPFPPEADAEQIDQARVVIMVTVRPDGSPLSVKVVNDPGHGFGRAARMCALGKRYQSGLDREGKPTTGTLGPITVRFTR, from the coding sequence GTGAGCCTCTCGCCTCCCCACGCCGCCACCTCCCCGTCCGCCGACGCGCCACAGCGCCGGGAGCGCGAGCGCGAGCGCGATCCGCTGGCGGCCGTGTTCGCCATGGGGGATCGCGCCACGCGGGTGGGCGCGGCGATCGGGCTCACGCTGGCGCTGACCAGCCACGGTGCCCTGTCGGGGAGGGCCATCCTCTCGGAGATGCTGCGCGAGGCGCGCCTCGCCGCGGAGCGCATGCGGTTCGAGGTCCACGATTTCCTCTGGGCCACCTACGAGGTCGAGCTCCCGCGCCCGGAGACACCGGAGCCGCCCAAGGAAGCCGAGCCGGAGCCCGAGCCCCAACCCGAGCCCGAGCCCATCCCCCAGCCCAAGCTGGCGCCTCAGAACACCCCACCGCCCGAAGCCGATCCCTACGATCCCCCGCCGGCCGCCGCGGCCGCACCCGAGGTCCTGACCCAGGCGCCGGATCCCAACGAGATCGTCGACATGACCAGCTTCGGCATCGCCTCGGGCAAGGGCGAAGGCCCTGGCTACGGCATGGTCGCTGGCGACGGCACGGCGAAGACCGCGACCCGCAACCCGAACGCCAAGGTGGGCGGCACGGTCGGTGGCAAGGGCACGGGCGACCCCCGACCCCCTCCCCCTCCCGGACCCGATCGCTCGCGCGCGCCCAACATCCTCGGCAGCAGCTCCTGGAACTGCCCCTTCCCGCCCGAGGCCGACGCCGAGCAGATCGATCAGGCGCGCGTGGTGATCATGGTCACCGTGCGCCCGGACGGCTCACCGCTCTCGGTCAAGGTCGTGAACGATCCCGGCCACGGCTTCGGCCGCGCCGCGCGCATGTGCGCCCTCGGCAAGCGCTACCAGTCGGGTCTGGATCGCGAGGGGAAACCCACGACCGGCACACTGGGCCCCATCACCGTCCGCTTCACCCGCTGA
- a CDS encoding cyclic nucleotide-binding domain-containing protein, which produces MEIEQRIEQLSKVALFKGLTPTALELIARVSSEESHALGTKIFEHGDPGDKLYILLDGKVRISREIPGMGEEALTILGPGAVFGEMALLDEAPRSADARVHERCRLLTVSKDTFEDLLFLHKDLAYEVLWSVVRMLTQRLRETTDKLTFLSVTGKFE; this is translated from the coding sequence GTGGAGATCGAACAGCGGATCGAACAGCTCTCGAAGGTCGCCTTGTTCAAAGGCCTGACCCCGACGGCCCTGGAACTCATTGCGCGCGTCTCCAGCGAGGAGTCACACGCGCTCGGCACGAAGATCTTCGAGCACGGCGATCCCGGCGACAAGCTCTACATCCTCCTCGACGGCAAGGTCCGCATCAGCCGTGAGATCCCCGGCATGGGCGAAGAGGCACTGACCATCCTCGGTCCCGGTGCCGTCTTCGGCGAGATGGCGCTGCTCGACGAGGCCCCGCGCTCTGCGGACGCGCGCGTCCACGAGCGCTGTCGCCTGCTCACCGTCTCCAAGGACACGTTCGAGGACCTGCTCTTCCTTCACAAAGACCTCGCCTACGAGGTGCTCTGGAGTGTCGTCCGGATGCTGACCCAGCGCCTCCGCGAGACGACGGACAAGCTCACCTTCCTCTCCGTCACGGGTAAGTTCGAGTAA
- a CDS encoding tetratricopeptide repeat protein, translating into MRQALRVFSLALVLGCAVGCGGPFAERMERGNLFASHGRWDEAAAEYEQALALNPNNQEARERLWMAKRSQASARVVRAQGLLQKGDARGAMAIAHEAAWLDPYNADARRIIAEASVRVLDQAEHLLGAGRAREALELTGEVLRSLPADARARSLDTAAREHIAAAAYARAEAFNQEGRLGNALLELAAAVQVMPNYRDVPAVMGELKRSLREQVTYTALVKPFTGDRSAADLAPGVGAARLRQALGPELPLAVVESEEQVDASAVGVRVTGGVSGYAFRHDQSTTPRSCMYVCGYSTVANPDHAAAETDLTNARMRLSPAETEVSQARSEVSRSERDVESAQRAVERAQREVESARADLERCRSRRPSGPPKPDREPRPDDPARCSSQESAVERELSRLRSEEERLAGPERRLTEARGRFSNAEGRLSVIQEDITVAASRLDRTPRTIQVARNCSHGYVVNVHAVHAMMTVTVSAAGLHDGAVILDQDARLYEQRNQDETFPAQPGRCDEVANGDPLDLPAEIELKHALLTKAVGGVRDQILFTYDRYRQQLLASADREHAAGARDEAVERYARYLLLGRVSVEERARLVALLASEKGITPAAVSDAL; encoded by the coding sequence ATGCGCCAAGCTCTCCGGGTCTTTTCGTTGGCTCTCGTTCTGGGCTGTGCTGTGGGCTGCGGTGGTCCGTTCGCCGAACGGATGGAACGCGGCAACCTGTTCGCCAGTCACGGGCGATGGGACGAAGCGGCGGCCGAGTACGAGCAGGCGCTGGCCCTGAATCCGAACAACCAGGAGGCGCGTGAGCGCCTGTGGATGGCAAAGCGGAGCCAGGCGTCGGCGCGGGTCGTGCGGGCGCAAGGGCTGCTCCAGAAGGGAGATGCCCGGGGCGCGATGGCGATCGCGCACGAGGCGGCCTGGCTCGATCCGTACAACGCCGACGCGCGGCGGATCATCGCCGAGGCGTCGGTCCGTGTGCTCGATCAGGCCGAGCACCTGCTGGGAGCGGGCAGGGCGCGCGAGGCACTGGAGCTGACCGGCGAGGTGCTGCGGTCGTTGCCAGCAGACGCACGGGCGCGGAGCCTGGACACGGCCGCGAGAGAGCACATCGCCGCAGCGGCGTACGCGCGGGCAGAGGCGTTCAATCAAGAGGGGCGCCTGGGCAACGCGCTGCTGGAGCTGGCCGCGGCGGTGCAGGTGATGCCGAACTACCGGGATGTGCCGGCCGTGATGGGCGAGCTGAAGCGTTCGCTGCGGGAGCAGGTGACGTACACGGCGCTCGTGAAGCCCTTCACCGGGGACCGGAGCGCCGCGGATCTGGCGCCGGGCGTCGGGGCGGCGCGCTTGCGTCAGGCGCTGGGGCCCGAGCTGCCGCTCGCGGTCGTGGAGAGCGAGGAGCAGGTCGATGCTTCGGCCGTCGGTGTGCGGGTGACGGGGGGGGTCTCTGGCTACGCATTCCGGCACGATCAGTCGACGACGCCGCGGTCATGCATGTACGTCTGCGGCTACAGCACGGTGGCGAACCCGGATCACGCGGCCGCCGAGACGGATCTGACGAACGCGCGCATGCGGCTGTCCCCTGCGGAGACCGAGGTGTCCCAGGCGCGCTCGGAGGTGTCGCGGAGCGAGCGGGACGTGGAGAGCGCGCAGCGGGCCGTGGAGCGCGCGCAGCGGGAGGTGGAGAGCGCGCGCGCGGACCTGGAGCGGTGTCGTTCGAGGCGGCCCAGCGGACCGCCGAAGCCGGACAGGGAGCCGCGCCCGGACGATCCGGCCCGATGTTCGTCCCAGGAGTCGGCGGTCGAGCGTGAGCTCTCGCGTCTGCGATCGGAGGAAGAGCGGCTCGCTGGGCCCGAGAGGCGTCTCACGGAAGCGCGCGGGCGGTTCTCGAACGCAGAGGGGCGGCTGAGCGTGATCCAGGAGGACATCACGGTCGCGGCCAGCCGGCTCGATCGGACGCCGCGCACCATCCAGGTGGCCCGGAACTGCAGCCACGGGTACGTGGTCAACGTGCACGCGGTGCACGCGATGATGACGGTGACCGTGTCGGCGGCCGGGCTCCACGACGGCGCGGTGATCCTCGATCAGGACGCGCGTCTGTACGAGCAGCGCAACCAGGACGAGACGTTCCCGGCGCAGCCAGGTCGCTGCGACGAGGTGGCGAACGGGGATCCGCTCGATCTGCCTGCGGAGATCGAGCTGAAGCACGCGCTGCTCACGAAAGCGGTGGGCGGGGTGAGGGATCAGATCCTGTTCACTTACGATCGCTACCGTCAGCAGCTTCTGGCGAGCGCGGATCGGGAGCATGCGGCGGGCGCCAGGGACGAGGCGGTCGAGCGTTATGCGCGCTACCTGTTGCTGGGGCGGGTGAGCGTGGAGGAGCGGGCGCGGCTCGTGGCATTGCTCGCCTCCGAGAAGGGGATCACGCCGGCCGCGGTGAGCGACGCGCTTTAG
- the purF gene encoding amidophosphoribosyltransferase, which translates to MCGVFGIFGHPEAANMAYLGLHALQHRGQEACGIVSTDGERLYSHRAMGRVQAAFDPQALTSLHGDRAIGHVRYSTAGGSHLKNAQPIGVDWARGSLAVAHNGNLTNFEALRDRLEARGSIFQTVADTESVLHLIALSQVEDPEGRIADALGQLEGAYSILFLDERRLIAARDPLGIRPLCLGIIEHDDRTGYVIASEPTAFDLIGARLVRDVLPGELIIIDEGGMRSSFPFRRAERKMCLFEYVYFARPDSILEGANVYEVRKALGRRLAVEQPLPPGEGEAVVVPVPDSGVPAAIGFAGQSGLPFEMGLIRSHYVGRTFIEPQQSIRHFGVRLKLNPNRAAIEGKRVIVVDDSIVRGTTSRKIVKMIRDAGAREVHVRISSPPTRWPCYYGIDTPTRAELIASTHDLQEISQYLTADSVGYLSLEGLVNGVRSVEAPARVGTPGGSTPPGPDSYCHACFSGSYPVPFTPSSPPRHLRMLP; encoded by the coding sequence ATGTGCGGCGTGTTCGGGATCTTCGGGCACCCTGAGGCGGCCAACATGGCGTATCTCGGGCTACACGCCCTCCAGCATCGCGGGCAGGAGGCGTGCGGCATCGTCTCCACCGACGGCGAGCGCCTCTACAGCCACCGCGCCATGGGACGGGTGCAGGCCGCCTTCGACCCGCAGGCCCTCACCTCGCTCCACGGGGATCGGGCCATCGGCCACGTACGCTACTCGACGGCCGGAGGGTCCCACCTCAAGAACGCCCAGCCCATCGGCGTCGACTGGGCGCGCGGCTCCCTTGCCGTCGCCCACAACGGCAACCTCACCAACTTCGAGGCCCTCCGTGATCGCCTGGAGGCCCGCGGCTCCATCTTCCAGACGGTGGCTGACACCGAGTCCGTCCTCCACCTCATCGCCCTGAGCCAGGTGGAAGACCCGGAGGGCCGCATCGCGGACGCTCTCGGACAGCTCGAAGGCGCTTACTCGATCCTCTTCCTCGACGAGCGCCGGCTCATCGCCGCCCGCGACCCCCTGGGGATCCGCCCCCTTTGCCTCGGCATCATCGAGCACGACGATCGCACCGGCTACGTCATCGCCAGCGAGCCGACCGCCTTCGACCTCATCGGCGCCCGCCTCGTGCGCGACGTGCTCCCCGGTGAGCTGATCATCATCGACGAAGGCGGCATGCGCTCCTCGTTTCCCTTCCGCCGCGCGGAACGCAAGATGTGCCTCTTCGAGTACGTCTACTTCGCGCGCCCCGACTCCATCCTCGAAGGCGCCAACGTCTACGAGGTCCGCAAGGCCCTCGGCCGCCGCCTCGCCGTGGAGCAGCCGCTCCCCCCTGGCGAAGGCGAGGCCGTCGTCGTCCCCGTCCCCGACTCCGGCGTCCCGGCCGCCATCGGCTTCGCCGGCCAGTCCGGCCTCCCCTTCGAGATGGGCCTCATCCGCAGCCACTACGTCGGCCGCACCTTCATCGAGCCCCAGCAGTCGATCCGCCACTTCGGCGTACGCCTCAAGCTCAACCCCAACCGCGCCGCCATCGAAGGCAAGCGCGTCATCGTCGTCGACGACTCCATCGTGCGCGGCACCACCAGCCGCAAGATCGTGAAAATGATCCGCGACGCTGGCGCCCGCGAGGTGCACGTCCGCATCTCCAGCCCGCCCACACGCTGGCCTTGCTACTACGGCATCGACACACCGACCCGCGCCGAACTCATCGCCTCCACCCACGATCTCCAGGAAATCAGCCAGTACCTGACGGCCGACAGCGTCGGCTACCTCTCCCTCGAAGGCCTCGTGAACGGCGTGCGCTCCGTGGAAGCCCCTGCCCGCGTGGGCACGCCGGGCGGCTCCACGCCTCCTGGCCCGGACAGCTACTGCCACGCTTGCTTCTCCGGCAGCTACCCCGTCCCCTTCACACCATCGTCCCCACCGCGCCACCTCCGGATGCTCCCGTGA
- a CDS encoding hydroxymethylglutaryl-CoA lyase: MTLESAAAASRPDDDLFARVPDAVSIYEVSPRDGLQNESTLISVDGKRRLIDALVASGLRRIEITSFVSPKWVPQLADAEELARAIRPPEGVTYSALCPNARGLERALSAGLTEIAVFLSASEAHNRANINKTIADTLSVFSEIVPPAREAGLQVRAYVSTVWGCPYEGAVDPARVVQIAEKLLELGCYQISLGDTIGVGNPRQTREIVRRFLDAMPVERFALHMHDTRGTALANVLTALEMGVRDFDASVGGVGGCPYAPGAAGNLATEDLVYMLHGMGLETGIDLEKLLEAGNVAEQVIGRPLPGKVHKAGPFRLRRSPTRH, encoded by the coding sequence ATGACGCTGGAAAGCGCCGCTGCGGCATCGCGCCCGGACGACGACCTCTTCGCCCGCGTCCCGGATGCGGTCTCCATCTACGAGGTCAGCCCGCGCGACGGCCTCCAGAACGAGTCGACGCTCATCTCCGTCGACGGCAAGCGCCGCCTCATCGACGCCCTCGTGGCCTCCGGCCTCCGCCGCATCGAGATCACGAGCTTCGTCTCCCCCAAGTGGGTCCCCCAGCTCGCCGACGCCGAGGAGCTCGCCCGCGCCATCCGCCCCCCCGAGGGCGTCACCTACAGCGCCCTCTGCCCCAACGCCCGTGGCCTGGAGCGCGCCCTCTCCGCTGGCCTCACCGAGATCGCCGTCTTCCTCAGCGCGAGCGAGGCGCACAACCGCGCCAACATCAACAAGACCATCGCCGACACCCTGTCGGTGTTCTCCGAGATCGTCCCCCCCGCGCGCGAAGCCGGCCTCCAGGTCCGCGCCTACGTCTCCACCGTCTGGGGCTGCCCGTACGAGGGCGCCGTCGATCCTGCCCGCGTCGTGCAGATCGCGGAGAAGCTCCTGGAGCTCGGCTGCTACCAGATCTCCCTCGGCGACACGATCGGCGTCGGCAACCCGCGCCAGACCCGCGAGATCGTCCGCCGCTTCCTCGACGCCATGCCCGTCGAGCGCTTCGCGCTGCACATGCACGACACCCGCGGCACCGCGCTCGCCAACGTCCTCACCGCCCTGGAGATGGGCGTGCGCGACTTCGACGCCTCCGTCGGCGGCGTGGGCGGCTGCCCCTACGCGCCAGGCGCCGCTGGCAACCTCGCCACCGAGGACCTCGTCTACATGCTCCACGGCATGGGCCTCGAAACGGGCATCGACCTCGAGAAGCTCCTCGAAGCCGGCAACGTCGCCGAGCAGGTCATCGGCCGCCCCCTCCCTGGCAAGGTCCACAAGGCCGGCCCCTTCCGGCTACGCCGCTCCCCTACCCGCCACTGA